Proteins co-encoded in one Capnocytophaga ochracea DSM 7271 genomic window:
- a CDS encoding TonB-dependent receptor plug domain-containing protein, with translation MILRGINSLSTTQPMVIVDGVEVNTSNYALTSSSSAVSSRLADLDLSNVERVEVIQGAAAATIYGAQGANGVIQIFTKKGKKGERTEITYNSSLSVDEALTGNLSFAQKHPYKTDKEGYIIDGQNKRPIKVDPETGYWTKPDPTVKDTTANIYSYKEKTYDHLKQYYKTAYTTQHSVNITGSAGNVDYAIGASLSDQTSPVNGSYKKKNLSANVGVEVFKGLTLRSNTQLINSKNTTAGVNGRSSIYSGVGGALGTPAYVDLHFRDTAGKSPVHYDPDSNEVSPFYIYENQSNLAETNRVIQSINANYKFSKNLDFDYKYGYDHTRYDNSEFIKNQKNTNTPGSGISPLAGQLTERFIRHTLQNSLLSAYLRLDFQRDLKLKLPIQSTTQLSYDWRKDNYYRVTATGSGYGVEPPFTISSANTSTSSDFEQEFVTFGYLVNQKFDYANLFGVSVGVRSDFSSAFGEGGKPFTFPRADAYFRIADLLKLEKVTELKLRGAYGEAGIQPDAYDRLITLSNDKLGDKGYYYLPTTARNPELEVQKSKELEVGLDYGFRLGEGWFHRLSGNVVYWDRKSFGTIYNIETPPSLGAQELTTNAIDLSSNGIQASLDLGLFSNDKVDWTFSARFSKGETVVDKISNGKRIVVGITGGGQSTLNEGERVGTFFGYKPLSSLTQTNSKGERYIADADLNNYQLVNGMVVNKQSKEVIFSTEQEKMGDATPDFTMSFFNDITFAKKLTFSVQVDWTKGGDIYNGTKQRMYFNRTHGDLDTPIPVDKNLPYTNYYVSLYNKGQATSYFIEDGSYVRVRNVSLSYDMTDILKDTFIKGLTLTASVRNLLTFTNYSGLDPEAVGVSLNNPLYRGIDLYTFPNMRTVTMALNVRF, from the coding sequence ATCATCTTACGTGGTATCAACTCACTCAGTACTACCCAACCGATGGTGATTGTAGATGGGGTAGAGGTAAACACAAGCAACTATGCTTTAACATCAAGTAGCAGTGCTGTTTCTTCTCGTTTAGCCGATTTAGACCTTTCTAATGTAGAACGTGTAGAAGTGATACAAGGAGCTGCTGCTGCAACTATTTATGGAGCACAAGGAGCTAATGGGGTAATCCAGATCTTTACCAAAAAGGGTAAAAAAGGAGAACGCACAGAAATAACTTATAATTCTTCTCTCAGTGTAGATGAAGCTCTTACAGGAAATCTTTCGTTTGCACAAAAACATCCTTATAAAACTGATAAAGAGGGTTATATAATTGATGGGCAAAATAAAAGACCCATAAAGGTAGATCCAGAGACTGGATATTGGACAAAACCAGATCCTACTGTTAAGGACACAACAGCTAATATCTATTCATACAAAGAGAAAACATACGATCATTTAAAACAGTACTACAAAACTGCTTATACTACCCAACATTCTGTAAATATTACAGGATCTGCTGGGAATGTAGATTATGCCATAGGTGCTTCTTTGTCAGACCAAACTAGCCCTGTGAATGGTAGTTATAAAAAGAAAAATCTATCAGCCAATGTAGGGGTAGAAGTATTTAAGGGGCTTACTCTTCGTTCTAATACACAGCTTATCAATAGTAAAAATACTACAGCTGGAGTAAATGGTAGAAGTAGTATTTACTCTGGTGTCGGCGGTGCTTTAGGAACTCCTGCTTATGTAGATTTACACTTTAGAGATACAGCAGGAAAATCTCCTGTACATTACGATCCTGACTCTAATGAAGTATCGCCTTTTTATATTTATGAAAATCAAAGCAATTTAGCCGAAACTAACCGTGTAATACAGAGTATAAATGCTAACTACAAGTTTAGCAAAAACTTAGACTTTGATTACAAATATGGTTATGACCATACTCGTTACGATAATAGTGAATTTATTAAAAATCAAAAGAATACCAATACACCTGGTTCAGGAATCTCTCCTTTAGCAGGACAACTTACCGAACGTTTTATTCGTCATACCCTTCAAAACTCCTTATTAAGTGCTTATTTACGCCTTGATTTTCAAAGAGATTTGAAATTGAAATTGCCTATCCAATCTACTACTCAGTTATCTTATGATTGGCGTAAGGATAATTATTATCGTGTTACTGCTACTGGTTCAGGTTATGGAGTGGAGCCACCTTTTACCATTTCCTCAGCCAACACTTCAACCTCTAGTGATTTTGAACAAGAGTTTGTAACTTTTGGTTATTTGGTGAACCAAAAATTTGATTACGCAAATCTTTTTGGAGTATCTGTAGGGGTACGTTCCGACTTTTCGTCTGCTTTTGGTGAAGGAGGTAAACCATTTACTTTTCCTCGTGCGGATGCGTATTTCCGTATAGCCGATTTACTTAAATTAGAAAAAGTTACAGAATTGAAACTTCGCGGGGCTTATGGGGAAGCGGGTATCCAACCTGATGCTTACGACCGTTTGATTACTCTTTCTAATGATAAGTTAGGCGATAAGGGATATTATTACCTGCCTACTACGGCTCGTAACCCTGAATTGGAAGTACAAAAAAGTAAAGAGTTAGAAGTAGGCTTAGACTATGGATTCCGTCTCGGAGAAGGTTGGTTCCATCGTCTCAGCGGAAATGTAGTGTATTGGGATCGTAAATCGTTCGGAACAATTTATAATATCGAAACACCTCCTTCCTTAGGAGCTCAAGAACTTACTACCAATGCTATCGACTTATCCAGCAACGGAATCCAAGCTTCTTTGGATTTGGGACTGTTTAGCAACGATAAAGTAGATTGGACTTTTAGTGCACGCTTTAGCAAAGGAGAAACGGTAGTCGATAAAATTTCTAACGGCAAACGTATTGTAGTAGGTATAACAGGTGGAGGACAAAGTACTCTCAATGAAGGTGAACGCGTAGGTACTTTCTTTGGGTACAAACCGCTGAGTTCTCTTACCCAAACCAACTCTAAAGGAGAGCGTTATATTGCCGATGCTGATTTGAACAATTATCAATTGGTAAATGGGATGGTAGTAAATAAACAAAGCAAAGAAGTAATATTTAGCACTGAACAAGAAAAAATGGGTGATGCTACCCCTGATTTTACGATGTCGTTCTTTAATGATATTACCTTTGCCAAAAAATTGACCTTCTCTGTGCAAGTAGATTGGACAAAAGGAGGTGATATTTACAATGGTACAAAACAACGTATGTATTTCAATAGAACCCACGGTGACCTTGATACACCTATACCTGTAGATAAGAATTTACCCTATACAAACTATTATGTATCTTTGTATAACAAGGGACAAGCCACTTCTTATTTTATAGAAGATGGTTCTTATGTAAGAGTGCGCAACGTCTCTCTTTCTTATGATATGACCGATATCCTAAAAGATACCTTTATCAAAGGATTGACGCTTACCGCCTCAGTAAGGAATTTGCTTACCTTTACTAACTATTCAGGTTTAGACCCTGAAGCCGTAGGGGTATCACTCAACAATCCGCTCTATCGTGGTATCGATTTGTACACTTTTCCTAATATGCGCACTGTTACGATGGCACTTAATGTTAGATTTTAA
- a CDS encoding RagB/SusD family nutrient uptake outer membrane protein, giving the protein MKKIYIIIAIVALLSIACSKDSLKLQNPNEPGLENLETEEGIQKFALGVYAPMRGGVNYYAWFALTLHNLMGDATTAVALNFGFCYSNQIFSITRPDGSVIKSSLLGEKTQGAVLKQLNIRENGNENAFNNEWMAMYGVLGHCNLALKLLDNNEVVFRDNAEVKKKTYQAWFLWWKAFAYSRIGSLYAKGVITNEYNVLSNNYQSHEAIITEANRIFEEAKAILATIPEGDTTYSGLIDTFIPSQFKEGNGGVITPKMFIRNINTYIARNLLVNKYASELTSSELSQIETLVNSGIQQGDKIFIMRSITPSSLCFVSETAWTPYRILVGWEYLSERLVQDFKAGDNRYTRNVLRRSSALFNPRNRGYGIGTRYTLKDGGDYASTSAGVVELPFAGTYEENQLMLAEVKIRNNNIDGGLAHIDAVRTYQKAGLTAVTGTGLTKEQALEELRKERRIGLFLKGTSFYDARRWGILKPVAQGGGRTNANVVVATDGTTEACTIDYQYLEWFDVPASETDFNPLP; this is encoded by the coding sequence ATGAAAAAGATATATATAATAATCGCTATAGTAGCCTTACTATCTATTGCTTGTAGTAAGGACTCTCTTAAACTACAGAATCCTAATGAACCTGGTTTGGAAAATCTTGAAACAGAAGAAGGTATCCAAAAATTTGCCTTAGGGGTGTATGCTCCAATGAGAGGAGGGGTTAATTATTACGCTTGGTTTGCGCTTACCCTTCATAATTTGATGGGAGATGCTACAACTGCTGTCGCTCTTAATTTTGGATTCTGTTATAGTAACCAAATATTTAGCATTACACGTCCCGATGGCTCTGTTATTAAATCTTCTTTGTTAGGAGAAAAAACTCAAGGAGCAGTGTTGAAACAATTAAATATCAGAGAAAATGGGAATGAAAATGCTTTCAATAATGAATGGATGGCTATGTATGGTGTATTAGGACATTGTAATTTAGCTCTTAAACTCCTTGATAATAATGAGGTGGTCTTTAGAGATAACGCTGAGGTAAAGAAAAAAACCTACCAAGCTTGGTTCTTATGGTGGAAGGCTTTTGCTTACTCTCGTATTGGTTCTCTTTATGCAAAGGGAGTGATTACTAATGAATACAATGTGCTTAGCAATAACTACCAATCACACGAAGCAATAATCACTGAAGCCAATCGTATCTTTGAAGAAGCAAAAGCAATCTTAGCTACTATTCCTGAGGGAGACACTACTTATAGTGGTCTCATTGATACTTTTATTCCTTCTCAGTTTAAAGAAGGCAATGGAGGGGTCATTACTCCTAAGATGTTTATCCGCAATATCAATACCTATATAGCACGTAATCTTTTGGTAAACAAATATGCTTCAGAGCTTACTTCATCTGAATTATCACAGATAGAAACCTTAGTTAATAGTGGTATCCAGCAAGGAGATAAGATTTTTATAATGCGATCTATCACACCTAGCAGTTTGTGTTTTGTAAGTGAAACCGCTTGGACTCCTTATAGGATTCTCGTAGGATGGGAATACCTTTCAGAGCGTTTAGTACAAGATTTTAAGGCTGGAGATAATCGCTATACCCGAAATGTACTAAGAAGAAGTAGTGCTCTTTTTAACCCTCGAAATCGTGGTTATGGTATAGGTACTCGCTACACCCTTAAAGATGGTGGTGATTACGCAAGTACTAGCGCTGGTGTTGTAGAATTGCCTTTTGCAGGTACTTATGAAGAAAACCAATTAATGCTCGCTGAAGTAAAAATCAGAAATAACAATATTGATGGTGGTCTGGCTCACATAGATGCAGTGCGTACTTACCAAAAAGCTGGACTTACAGCTGTGACAGGTACAGGCTTAACCAAGGAACAAGCTCTTGAAGAACTCCGCAAAGAACGTCGTATAGGCTTGTTCCTTAAAGGGACTTCTTTCTATGATGCACGTCGTTGGGGCATTCTCAAACCCGTAGCTCAAGGAGGAGGTCGTACCAATGCCAATGTAGTAGTCGCCACCGATGGTACTACCGAGGCTTGTACAATAGACTATCAATACTTAGAGTGGTTTGATGTTCCTGCAAGTGAAACTGATTTTAACCCTCTACCCTAA
- a CDS encoding AraC family transcriptional regulator — protein MKSITHNDYTQRINKVAEYINGHLDTSIKIKTLANVANLSDFHFCRIFKALKGESPIAFIARLRIETAAQLLRYSTLSVEEIAFNIGYETPASLSKAFKNQYGITPTQYRTNRDIYIMKKEINNPEVVLKAPKIVELEPKSLIYVALTGEYGTLNYNKAYEQLWGVVKSQKLFTKGIESICVSYDDPKITEASLQRSEVSLAIHKPAKPSGEVSCKTLAGGKYAVFFYQGSYTQLSSVYDAAMRWVVDSEYEVRDEPMFEKYLNDCRRTPEGKLKTEIYIPVQTARAIS, from the coding sequence ATGAAATCCATTACTCATAACGATTACACTCAGCGTATCAACAAAGTGGCGGAATATATCAATGGTCATCTCGATACTTCTATAAAGATAAAAACACTCGCCAATGTGGCTAACTTATCTGATTTTCATTTTTGTCGCATCTTTAAAGCACTTAAAGGAGAATCGCCCATTGCCTTTATTGCTCGTTTGCGCATAGAAACGGCAGCTCAGCTGTTACGCTATTCGACGCTTTCGGTAGAAGAAATAGCTTTTAATATAGGGTATGAAACGCCCGCCTCTCTTTCCAAAGCGTTTAAAAATCAATATGGTATTACGCCTACTCAGTATAGAACGAACAGAGATATTTATATTATGAAGAAAGAAATAAACAATCCAGAAGTAGTGCTCAAAGCTCCAAAGATAGTAGAGCTTGAGCCCAAAAGTCTTATTTACGTAGCTCTTACAGGAGAATATGGTACACTTAACTACAACAAAGCTTACGAACAATTGTGGGGTGTTGTAAAATCGCAAAAACTCTTTACCAAAGGCATTGAGTCGATATGTGTTTCGTATGACGACCCTAAAATTACCGAAGCCTCTTTGCAACGTTCCGAGGTGAGTTTGGCTATTCACAAGCCGGCTAAACCCTCAGGTGAAGTAAGTTGCAAAACCTTAGCAGGAGGCAAATATGCAGTCTTTTTCTATCAAGGTAGTTATACTCAGCTCTCATCCGTCTACGATGCTGCGATGCGCTGGGTGGTAGATAGTGAATACGAAGTGCGCGATGAGCCTATGTTCGAAAAATACCTCAACGACTGCCGTCGTACCCCCGAAGGAAAACTGAAAACTGAGATATATATCCCAGTGCAAACTGCACGGGCAATTTCCTAA
- a CDS encoding carboxypeptidase-like regulatory domain-containing protein: MRLNKVSFALFLMLIVQGFSWAQEREVTGTVKDEAGTPLPVVTVVVKGTSYGVATDFNGNYSIKVPNDKAVLVFSQIGMKTLEKAVGKARSINVILREEAQELTEVVVTGVGVATDKRKVAISVDAVSEKSLKRTPVKSIDDALSGKIAGAQIQSTSGQPG, from the coding sequence ATGAGATTAAACAAAGTATCTTTCGCACTATTTTTAATGCTAATAGTGCAAGGCTTCTCGTGGGCGCAGGAACGAGAAGTGACAGGAACAGTAAAAGATGAAGCAGGCACTCCTTTGCCTGTAGTAACTGTGGTTGTAAAAGGCACTTCTTACGGAGTAGCTACCGATTTCAATGGAAACTATAGTATTAAAGTGCCTAACGACAAAGCGGTGTTAGTCTTTTCGCAAATAGGTATGAAAACCTTAGAAAAGGCGGTAGGCAAAGCCCGTAGTATTAATGTGATTCTTCGAGAAGAAGCCCAAGAGCTCACCGAAGTAGTGGTTACGGGTGTTGGGGTAGCTACCGATAAGCGCAAAGTAGCGATTTCAGTAGATGCCGTTTCTGAGAAAAGCCTCAAACGTACACCCGTAAAAAGCATAGACGATGCCCTTAGCGGTAAGATTGCAGGAGCTCAAATCCAATCTACTTCAGGGCAACCAGGGTAG